A genomic region of Desulfovibrio desulfuricans contains the following coding sequences:
- a CDS encoding ATP-binding cassette domain-containing protein, protein MKTLNRMNDLVENVRITGEVKYDGKDIFSSNANVNELRKEIGMVFQKPNPFPMSIYDNVAFGPRTHGIRSKVKLDEIVERSLR, encoded by the coding sequence TTGAAAACACTAAACCGAATGAATGACCTTGTAGAGAATGTGCGCATTACAGGAGAAGTAAAATACGATGGAAAGGATATATTTTCTTCTAATGCGAATGTAAATGAACTGCGCAAAGAGATCGGAATGGTATTTCAGAAACCGAATCCATTTCCGATGAGCATCTATGACAATGTGGCTTTTGGACCAAGAACGCATGGTATTCGTTCTAAAGTGAAACTGGATGAAATTGTGGAACGCTCTTTAAGA